The Setaria italica strain Yugu1 chromosome IX, Setaria_italica_v2.0, whole genome shotgun sequence genome has a window encoding:
- the LOC101765540 gene encoding zinc finger protein 1, with protein sequence MVAGVEALVDPTALSLALPMPTPALKEEDYLAICLAALAGTRGTGLKPAGFGQHGKWCPQPIAAPPPPPAREEELRFRCAVCGKAFASYQALGGHKSSHRKPPTEQQRAAALAAAAAQAAASAGGLDETAPGPHRCTICRRGFATGQALGGHKRCHYWDGMSVSVSVSASGTTGSSGVTVRDFDLNLAPLPESYAGMKRWAEEEEVQSPLPIKKRRMLID encoded by the coding sequence ATGGTTGCCGGCGTGGAAGCTCTCGTTGACCCGACCGCGCTCTCCCTCGCCCTGCCGATGCCAACGCCGGCGCTCAAGGAGGAGGACTACCTCGCCATCTGCCTCGCTGCGCTCGCCGGCACGCGAGGGACCGGCCTCAAGCCGGCCGGGTTCGGGCAGCACGGGAAGTGGTGCCCGCAGCCCatcgccgcgccaccgccgccgccagcgcgggaggaggagctccgGTTCCGGTGCGCGGTCTGCGGGAAGGCCTTCGCGTCGTACCAGGCGCTCGGCGGCCACAAGTCCAGCCACCGCAAGCCGCCCACGGAGCagcagcgcgccgccgctcttgctgccgccgctgcgcaggcggcggcgtccgcgggcGGGCTCGACGAGACGGCGCCGGGGCCGCACCGGTGCACCATCTGCCGGCGGGGCTTCGCCACGGGGCAGGCGCTCGGCGGCCACAAGCGCTGCCACTACTGGGACGGGATGTCGGTGTCCGTCTCAGTATCCGCGTCCGGGACGACGGGATCGTCGGGCGTCACCGTGAGGGACTTTGACCTCAACCTGGCGCCACTGCCGGAGAGCTACGCCGGGATGAAGAGGtgggccgaggaggaggaggtgcagaGTCCACTGCCGATCAAGAAGCGCAGGATGTTGATTGACTGA
- the LOC101757584 gene encoding berberine bridge enzyme-like 14, whose protein sequence is MASHPGVTFHESIKDFLADPIELCFGSMPVDCNSTATFASSASVESASTEQGLHPRIMAPIVQQSNQIQSDDPPDPPSFRTRRMASHPGVIFHESIKDFLADPIELCFGSMPVDCNSTATFASSASVESASTEQGLHPRIMAPIVQQGLSYASVDPQEHFTVLDLGELRAIHIDASRAEAWVGSGATLSELYYAAAVANQTFGFPAGNCPTVGGGGFGALSRKYGLSADNVLDAVMVDAEGRLLNRSTMGKDLFWAIRGGGWRRFCV, encoded by the exons ATGGCATCTCACCCCGGTGTCACCTTCCACGAGAGCATAAAAGACTTCCTCGCTGACCCGATCGAGCTGTGCTTCGGAAGCATGCCGGTGGATTGCAACTCCACCGCCACCTTCGCCAGCTCGGCATCCGTCGAATCTGCATCAACAGAACAAGGTCTTCACCCAAGGATCATGGCTCCAATCGTCCAGCAG TCGAACCAGATCCAATCTGATGACCCACCCGACCCACCTAGTTTTCGGACTCGCCGGATGGCATCTCACCCCGGTGTCATCTTCCACGAGAGCATAAAAGACTTCCTCGCTGACCCGATCGAGCTCTGCTTCGGAAGCATGCCGGTGGATTGCAACTCCACCGCCACCTTCGCCAGCTCGGCATCCGTCGAATCTGCATCAACAGAACAAGGTCTTCACCCAAGGATCATGGCTCCAATCGTCCAGCAG GGCCTCTCCTACGCCTCCGTCGACCCCCAAGAGCACTTCACTGTGCTCGACCTCGGCGAGCTCCGCGCCATCCACATCGACGCGTCGAGAGCCGAGGCCTGGGTCGGGTCCGGCGCCACGCTCAGCGAGCTCtactacgccgccgccgtcgccaacCAAACGTTCGGGTTCCCCGCGGGCAACTGCCccaccgtcggcggcggcgggttcggcGCCCTGTCGCGCAAGTACGGCCTCTCCGCCGACAACGTCCTCGACGCCGTCATGGTAGACGCCGAGGGGAGGCTGCTGAACAGGAGCACCATGGGGAAGGACCTCTTCTGGGCCATCCgcggcggtggctggcggcg GTTTTGTGTTTGA
- the LOC101765139 gene encoding zinc finger protein 1, with amino-acid sequence MVAGFEALLDPTALSLALPAAPGLKKEDYLAICLAALASTRGTGLKVAGFVPPGGTWCPLPIASAPPPAREEELRFRCAVCGKAFASYQALGGHKSSHRKPPTGEQYAAAVAPAQQAADSEETTTSSSGGAAGTAGGPHRCTICRRGFATGQALGGHKRCHYWDGSSVSVSLSASASASASGTGSSAVTVRNFDLNLMPVPENAGMKRWVEEEEVQSPLPIKKRRMSD; translated from the coding sequence ATGGTCGCCGGCTTCGAAGCCCTTCTCGACCCGACGGCGCTCTCCCTGGCCCTGCCGGCCGCGCCGGGGCTCAAGAAGGAGGACTACCTCGCCATCtgcctcgccgcgctcgccagCACGCGAGGGACCGGCCTAAAGGTGGCCGGGTTCGTGCCGCCCGGCGGGACGTGGTGCCCGCTGCCCAtcgcctcggcgccgccgcccgcgcgggaggaggagctccgGTTCCGCTGCGCGGTCTGCGGTAAGGCCTTCGCGTCGTACCAGGCGCTCGGCGGCCACAAGTCCAGCCACCGCAAGCCGCCCACGGGGGAGCagtacgccgccgccgtcgccccagCGCAGCAGGCGGCGGACTCCGAGGAGACGACGACGTCTTCGTCGGGAGGGGCCGCTGGCACTGCCGGCGGGCCGCACCGGTGCACCATCTGCCGGAGGGGCTTCGCGACCGGCCAGGCGCTCGGCGGGCACAAGCGCTGCCACTACTGGGACGGCTCGTCGGTGTCGGTCTCCCTgtccgcgtcggcgtcggcgtcggcgtccgggACTGGGTCGTCGGCTGTAACCGTGAGGAACTTCGACCTGAACCTGATGCCCGTGCCGGAGAACGCCGGGATGAAGAGGTGGGTTGAGGAGGAAGAGGTGCAGAGTCCGCTGCCTATCAAGAAGCGCAGGATGTCGGATTAA
- the LOC101764726 gene encoding probable esterase D14L, which translates to MGIVEEAHNLRVVGEGKRGVIVLAHGFGTDQSVWKHLVPHLVADYRVVLFDTMGAGPTNPDYFDFGRYATLEGYALDLLAILQELGVQSCIYVGHSVSAVIGLLASISRPDLFTKLVLLSASPRYLNDVDYYGGFEQDELDELFEAIRSNYKAWCSGFAPLCVGGDMESVAVQEFSRTLFNIRPDIALSVAQTIFQSDVRSLLPLVSVPCHIVQSTKDLAVPVVVSEYLHKHLGSDSIVEVMPSEGHLPQLSSPDIVVPVLLRHIQHDIAV; encoded by the exons ATGGGGATCGTGGAGGAGGCGCACAACCTGCGGGTGGTGGGCGAGGGGAAGCGGGGCGTCATCGTGCTGGCGCACGGCTTCGGCACGGACCAGTCCGTGTGGAAGCACCTGGTGCCGCACCTCGTCGCCGACTACCGCGTCGTGCTCTTCGATACCATGGGCGCGGGGCCCACCAACCCGGACTACTTCGACTTCGGCCGCTACGCCACGCTCGAGGGCTACGCGCTCGACCTCCTCGCCATCCTCCAGGAGCTCGGCGTCCAGTCCTGCATCTACGTCGGCCACTCCGTCTCCGCCGTCATCGGCTTGCTCGCGTCCATCTCCAGGCCCGACCTCTTCACCAAGCTCGTGCTCCTCTCCGCCTCCCCGAG GTACCTGAATGATGTGGACTATTATGGAGGCTTTGAGCAAGATGAGCTTGATGAGCTCTTTGAGGCCATTCGATCAAACTACAAGGCATGGTGCTCAGGTTTTGCACCACTATGTGTTGGAGGGGACATGGAATCGGTGGCAGTTCAGGAGTTTAGCCGGACACTCTTCAACATACGTCCAGACATTGCACTTAGTGTTGCCCAGACGATCTTCCAGAGTGATGTGCGCAGCCTCCTTCCGCTCGTTAGTGTCCCATGCCACATCGTTCAGAGCACCAAGGATCTTGCAGTGCCAGTCGTTGTGTCTGAGTACCTGCACAAGCACCTCGGCAGTGATTCTATTGTTGAGGTGATGCCATCTGAAGGCCATCTCCCTCAGCTCAGCTCTCCAGACATCGTCGTTCCTGTCTTGCTTCGACACATTCAGCATGATATTGCAGTCTAG
- the LOC101765950 gene encoding zinc finger protein ZAT6, with amino-acid sequence MWLAHLSDLRTRILTVHSISIVSFCIRPPSMAITHDDYVSLCLMALAAAGGGGQAAATMTTQWPQNTAACWTAAARERDELRFRCSVCGKAFASHQALGGHKASHRKPPPAAVPLPLHLHASSSSSAGGAASSSDGGSSGGQAGRHRCSVCHRSFATGQALGGHKRCHYWDGLSVSVTASASGSGSSVKDFDLNLMPLPAAAAAAAGARRRWGEEEEVQSPLPVRKRRLSGPSLELSL; translated from the coding sequence ATGTGGTTAGCTCATCTATCGGACCTGCGAACCAGAATCCTAACCGTGCACTCCATCAGCATCGTTAGCTTTTGCATTCGCCCGCCATCGATGGCCATCACCCACGACGACTACGTCTCCCTCTGCCTCatggcgctcgccgccgcgggcggcggtggccaagCTGCTGCTACCATGACAACGCAGTGGCCGCAGAACACggccgcctgctggacggcggcggcgcgagagcGCGACGAGCTCCGCTTCCGGTGCTCCGTCTGCGGCAAGGCGTTCGCCTCGCACCAGGCGCTCGGCGGCCACAAGGCCAGCCACCGgaagccaccgccggcggccgtgCCGCTGCCCCTACATCTGCAtgcgtcctcgtcgtcgtctgcCGGAggcgcggcgtcgtcgtcggatggcggcagcagcggcgggcaGGCGGGGAGGCACCGGTGCTCGGTGTGCCACCGGAGCTTCGCGACGGGGCAGGCGCTCGGCGGGCACAAGAGGTGCCACTACTGGGACGGGCTGTCGGTGTCCGtcacggcgtcggcgtcggggtCCGGGTCCAGCGTGAAGGACTTCGATCTCAACTTgatgccgctgccggcggcggcagcggcagctgccggagcgaggaggaggtggggagaggaggaggaggtgcagaGCCCCTTGCCGGTCAGGAAGAGGCGGCTGTCGGGTCCGTCCTTGGAGCTTAGCTTATAA